A window of Pusillimonas sp. T7-7 contains these coding sequences:
- a CDS encoding LysR substrate-binding domain-containing protein: MRNGIPQLGALQAFEATARLGSFSRAAEELSLTHSAIYRQVTGLEERLGVQLLTRVRRRVALTDAGAEYAARVRHHLEQLEKDTFGLISRSGMGRSLHIAVLPTLATTWLLPRLPDFQRRHADIAISLSVRTLPFQFKDHPFDAAIYHAAQIWPSTAGIKLFDEGELLPVCIPELLDQRQGPAQGMSSLVHLHMSSRPDAWRHWYQAQNKEYIPIISGGPRYELFTMTLAAVKAGLGVALVPRFLVQDDIAAGTLVMPAEGVLKVREAYFFSYPLASERSEALASFESWLATAAHSSKEFA; encoded by the coding sequence ATGAGAAACGGAATTCCTCAGTTGGGTGCGTTGCAGGCGTTCGAGGCTACAGCCAGGCTAGGCTCGTTTTCCAGGGCAGCCGAGGAGCTATCGCTTACGCATAGTGCAATATATCGCCAAGTGACGGGGCTGGAGGAAAGGCTGGGCGTACAGTTGCTGACGCGAGTGCGCAGGCGTGTGGCACTGACCGATGCCGGCGCCGAGTACGCAGCCCGTGTACGGCATCATCTGGAACAACTGGAAAAAGACACCTTTGGTTTGATATCGCGTTCGGGCATGGGCCGGAGCCTGCATATTGCCGTGCTGCCCACACTGGCGACCACCTGGCTGTTACCGCGCTTACCGGACTTTCAACGGCGGCATGCCGACATCGCCATCAGTTTGTCTGTACGTACCTTGCCTTTCCAGTTCAAGGATCATCCATTCGATGCGGCCATTTATCATGCAGCGCAAATATGGCCAAGCACCGCCGGCATCAAGCTGTTCGATGAAGGCGAGCTGCTGCCGGTGTGTATTCCTGAGCTGCTGGACCAACGCCAAGGCCCGGCTCAAGGCATGAGCAGCCTGGTTCACTTGCATATGAGTTCGCGTCCCGATGCCTGGCGACATTGGTATCAGGCCCAGAATAAAGAGTACATTCCCATCATCAGCGGCGGGCCGCGCTACGAGCTCTTTACGATGACGCTGGCGGCGGTAAAAGCAGGGCTGGGGGTTGCTTTGGTTCCGCGGTTTTTGGTGCAGGACGATATCGCCGCCGGTACGCTGGTGATGCCCGCAGAAGGAGTCTTGAAAGTGCGCGAAGCTTATTTCTTCAGTTATCCGTTGGCCAGCGAGCGTTCCGAAGCGCTGGCGTCTTTTGAATCGTGGCTGGCAACTGCCGCCCATTCCAGCAAGGAGTTTGCATGA
- the purE gene encoding 5-(carboxyamino)imidazole ribonucleotide mutase, producing MTDATQSGRGSPIVGLIMGSSSDWDVMQHAAAMLDEFDIAHETRVISAHRMPYEMVEYGAGAAERGLRAIIAGAGGAAHLPGMMAALTPVPVFGVPVPSRYLRGEDSLLSIVQMPKGVPVATFAIGEAGSANAALHVVACLATTDAVLQQRLIAFRARQTEAAKAMVVPPHVTL from the coding sequence ATGACCGATGCGACGCAAAGCGGGCGGGGCTCGCCCATAGTGGGCTTGATCATGGGCTCATCCAGCGATTGGGACGTAATGCAGCATGCAGCCGCCATGCTTGATGAGTTCGATATCGCCCACGAAACCCGCGTCATTTCGGCGCACCGCATGCCATACGAGATGGTGGAATACGGAGCCGGCGCTGCCGAGCGGGGCCTGCGCGCCATTATTGCGGGTGCGGGCGGGGCGGCCCATTTGCCGGGCATGATGGCGGCGCTGACACCGGTACCGGTTTTTGGCGTGCCCGTGCCATCGCGCTACTTGCGGGGCGAAGATTCCCTGCTGTCTATCGTGCAGATGCCCAAAGGTGTGCCAGTGGCCACGTTCGCCATAGGCGAGGCGGGTTCGGCCAATGCTGCCCTGCATGTCGTGGCTTGCCTGGCAACCACCGATGCGGTTCTGCAGCAGCGCCTGATCGCGTTCCGGGCACGGCAAACCGAGGCGGCCAAGGCCATGGTCGTGCCGCCGCATGTAACGCTGTAG
- a CDS encoding thiamine pyrophosphate-binding protein: MKASAETPLRPRLGGHILVDQLLAQGTEHVFCVPGESYLAVLDGLHDAAIQVTVCRQEGGAAMMADAYGKLTGKPGICMVTRGPGASNALAGVHIAKQDSTPLILFVGQIERGMREREAFQEMDYRAVFGTQVKWATEIDQVERIPEIISRAFHVATSGRPGPVVIALPEDMLVEVATVADAPQYEVIESAPSSQQLEALAQQLGQARKPIAILGGTRWNQQAVDQFADFAASHQLPVAVQFRRQMLYSTAHPCFVGDVGLGSNPELMRYIKESDLVLLVGGRMSEIASQSYTLFDIPVPAQPLVHVHPDASELNRVYRSTLGINVSPIAFAQALASLPAQQDPAWSGERDTLRASYLSWTDPQKIKHPGQLQMGQVMSYLRSVLPEDAIMCNGAGNYATWLHRFHRFTRYGTQLAPTSGSMGYGLPAAVGAKRIDPSKTVVCFAGDGCFMMHGQEFATAVQYDLPIIVLLIDNGMYGTIRMHQERHYPARLSATALQNPDFSAYAQAFGGHGERVETTEQFAPAFERALASGKPAILHCLIDPEAISPTTTLQKIREQAQAAQS, from the coding sequence ATGAAAGCCAGCGCAGAAACCCCACTACGCCCTCGCCTGGGCGGACACATTCTTGTCGATCAACTGCTTGCACAGGGCACCGAACACGTTTTTTGCGTGCCAGGAGAAAGCTACCTGGCCGTCCTGGACGGGCTGCACGATGCGGCCATACAAGTCACTGTATGCCGTCAGGAAGGCGGCGCCGCCATGATGGCCGACGCCTATGGCAAACTGACCGGTAAGCCGGGCATTTGCATGGTAACGCGTGGGCCGGGCGCTTCCAACGCGCTGGCGGGCGTACATATTGCCAAACAGGACTCCACGCCACTCATTCTGTTCGTCGGGCAGATCGAGCGCGGCATGCGCGAGCGCGAAGCCTTCCAGGAAATGGACTACCGCGCCGTATTCGGCACACAGGTCAAGTGGGCCACAGAAATAGATCAGGTTGAACGCATACCTGAAATTATCTCACGCGCCTTTCATGTGGCCACGTCGGGCCGTCCAGGTCCAGTTGTGATTGCCTTGCCTGAAGACATGCTCGTCGAAGTCGCCACAGTCGCCGACGCGCCGCAATACGAAGTCATTGAAAGCGCTCCTTCCAGTCAGCAGCTCGAAGCCCTGGCACAGCAGCTTGGCCAGGCTCGCAAGCCCATTGCCATCCTGGGCGGCACACGCTGGAATCAGCAGGCTGTCGACCAATTCGCCGACTTTGCCGCAAGTCATCAACTGCCGGTTGCCGTACAATTCCGCCGACAGATGTTGTATTCAACCGCCCACCCATGCTTCGTGGGCGATGTTGGCCTGGGCAGCAACCCCGAACTGATGCGTTATATCAAAGAGTCCGATCTGGTGCTGCTGGTGGGCGGACGCATGTCGGAAATCGCCAGTCAAAGCTACACCCTGTTCGACATACCCGTTCCTGCACAGCCTCTGGTCCATGTGCACCCCGACGCCAGCGAACTGAACCGCGTTTATCGCAGCACCCTGGGCATTAACGTTTCGCCCATCGCCTTTGCCCAGGCACTGGCGTCGCTGCCCGCACAGCAAGATCCGGCCTGGTCTGGCGAACGCGATACGCTGCGCGCCAGCTATTTGTCCTGGACCGACCCGCAAAAAATCAAACACCCTGGCCAGTTGCAAATGGGGCAGGTCATGAGCTACCTGCGCTCGGTACTGCCCGAAGACGCCATTATGTGCAATGGTGCTGGCAATTACGCGACCTGGCTGCACCGCTTTCATCGCTTCACGCGTTATGGCACCCAGCTGGCGCCCACATCGGGATCCATGGGCTACGGCTTGCCCGCCGCCGTTGGCGCCAAGCGCATAGATCCATCCAAAACGGTAGTGTGTTTTGCGGGAGACGGCTGCTTCATGATGCACGGCCAGGAATTCGCCACCGCCGTCCAGTACGACCTGCCGATTATCGTCTTGCTGATCGACAACGGCATGTATGGCACCATACGCATGCATCAGGAACGACACTACCCCGCACGCCTGTCGGCAACGGCCCTGCAAAACCCTGATTTTTCAGCCTATGCACAGGCCTTCGGCGGCCATGGCGAACGCGTGGAAACGACCGAGCAGTTCGCTCCCGCCTTCGAACGCGCCCTGGCCAGCGGCAAGCCCGCCATCCTGCACTGCCTGATCGATCCGGAAGCCATTTCACCCACGACGACGCTGCAGAAAATACGGGAGCAGGCCCAGGCGGCACAGTCCTGA
- a CDS encoding acyl-CoA dehydrogenase has product MSAAPSFHWHDPLLLDAQLTEEERMVRDAAQAYAQDKLATRVLEAFRHEKTDPAIFSEMGELGLLGATIPEEYGGAGLNYVSYGLIAREVERIDSGYRSMMSVQSSLVMVPINEFGSEEQKQKYLPKLASGAWIGCFGLTEPNHGSDPGSMETRAVKTADGYKVSGNKMWITNSPIADVFVVWAKVVGGDDDGKIRGFILDKGMKGLSAPAIHGKVGLRASITGEIVMDEVEISAEQMLPKVSGLRGPFTCLNSARYGIAWGALGAAEACWHTARQYTLDRKQFGRPLAQNQLIQKKLADMQTDITLALQGCLRLGRMKDDGTAAVEITSIMKRNSCGKALDIARMARDMLGGNGISDEFGVARHLVNLEVVNTYEGTHDVHALILGRAQTGLQAFF; this is encoded by the coding sequence ATGTCGGCAGCCCCTTCTTTTCATTGGCACGACCCCCTGTTGCTGGACGCCCAGCTTACAGAGGAAGAACGTATGGTGCGCGATGCCGCGCAAGCTTATGCTCAAGACAAACTCGCCACCCGCGTGCTCGAAGCCTTTCGCCACGAAAAAACCGATCCAGCCATTTTTTCCGAAATGGGCGAGCTCGGGCTGCTGGGCGCAACCATTCCGGAAGAATACGGCGGCGCCGGCCTGAACTACGTCAGCTACGGCCTGATCGCCCGTGAAGTAGAACGCATCGACTCGGGCTATCGCTCCATGATGAGCGTCCAATCTTCGTTGGTCATGGTGCCCATCAATGAGTTCGGCAGCGAAGAACAAAAACAGAAATATCTGCCCAAGCTGGCCAGCGGCGCATGGATAGGCTGTTTTGGCCTGACCGAACCCAACCATGGCTCTGATCCCGGCAGTATGGAAACCCGTGCGGTGAAGACGGCCGATGGCTACAAAGTCAGCGGCAATAAAATGTGGATCACCAACTCACCTATAGCCGATGTATTCGTGGTGTGGGCCAAGGTGGTGGGTGGTGACGACGACGGCAAGATCCGTGGCTTCATCCTGGACAAGGGTATGAAGGGTCTGTCGGCCCCTGCCATTCATGGCAAGGTGGGCCTACGCGCTTCAATTACCGGTGAAATCGTCATGGACGAGGTCGAGATCAGCGCCGAACAGATGTTGCCCAAAGTCTCCGGGCTGCGCGGCCCATTTACCTGCCTGAACTCGGCCCGTTACGGCATAGCCTGGGGCGCCCTGGGCGCCGCCGAAGCTTGCTGGCATACCGCTCGCCAGTACACCCTGGACCGCAAACAGTTTGGTCGCCCTCTGGCCCAGAACCAGCTGATCCAGAAAAAACTGGCCGATATGCAGACAGACATTACGCTGGCGCTGCAAGGCTGCCTGCGGCTCGGGCGCATGAAAGACGACGGCACCGCTGCAGTCGAGATCACCTCGATCATGAAACGCAACTCTTGCGGCAAGGCGTTGGACATCGCACGCATGGCCCGCGACATGCTGGGTGGTAACGGCATCTCTGATGAATTCGGTGTTGCACGCCACTTGGTCAATCTTGAAGTGGTCAACACCTACGAAGGCACGCACGACGTGCATGCCCTGATCCTGGGTCGTGCCCAAACCGGGCTGCAGGCCTTCTTCTAA
- a CDS encoding 5-(carboxyamino)imidazole ribonucleotide synthase, whose product MSQASLHSSIVPGDWLGILGGGQLGRMFCHAAQSLGYKVAVLDPDEHSPAGAVADLHIQAGYQDEVALARLSERCKAVTTEFENVPALSLKVLANSVRVSPSGAAVAIVQDRIQEKAFIKAAGVPVAPYAVVRGHEDIATAPDTLFPGILKVARLGYDGKGQARVSSRAEAVAAFDGFQQAECVLEAMLPLASELSVVLARGHDGKVALFPPAQNEHRDGILAVSTVDVSLLDAAQAGQAADAAVSIAQALEYVGVLCVEFFVLRDGSLVANEIAPRPHNSGHFTMNASASSQFEQQARAMAGLPLGNTDSLCPVVMLNLLGDLWFDSSSGAEREPDWAGVLAVPGAKLHLYGKAQARRGRKMGHVNVLGATLVEARLRAQRVAQVLGIEFRS is encoded by the coding sequence ATGAGTCAAGCCTCACTTCATTCTTCCATTGTGCCGGGCGACTGGCTGGGGATTCTTGGGGGAGGCCAGCTAGGGCGCATGTTCTGTCACGCCGCCCAAAGCCTGGGTTATAAGGTAGCGGTACTTGACCCCGACGAGCATAGCCCGGCAGGCGCTGTAGCCGACCTGCACATACAGGCGGGCTATCAGGACGAAGTCGCTTTGGCTCGCCTATCCGAGCGCTGCAAAGCCGTTACCACCGAGTTCGAGAACGTGCCTGCGCTCAGCCTGAAGGTTTTGGCAAACAGCGTGCGGGTCAGCCCTTCCGGTGCAGCGGTCGCCATCGTCCAGGATCGTATTCAGGAAAAGGCTTTCATTAAGGCTGCCGGGGTGCCGGTAGCCCCTTATGCTGTCGTGAGGGGGCATGAAGATATCGCCACAGCGCCCGACACGCTTTTCCCTGGTATTTTGAAGGTGGCGCGCCTGGGCTATGACGGCAAGGGGCAGGCACGAGTGAGCAGCCGCGCCGAGGCCGTGGCCGCTTTCGACGGTTTCCAGCAGGCTGAATGTGTGCTGGAAGCCATGCTGCCTTTGGCCAGCGAGCTGTCGGTGGTTCTGGCGCGCGGCCATGACGGCAAGGTGGCGCTGTTCCCGCCGGCCCAGAACGAACATCGCGACGGTATTCTTGCTGTGTCCACCGTTGATGTCTCTTTGCTTGATGCTGCGCAGGCCGGCCAGGCGGCCGACGCGGCTGTTTCCATTGCTCAGGCGCTGGAGTATGTGGGGGTGCTGTGCGTCGAGTTTTTTGTATTGCGCGACGGCAGCCTGGTGGCCAACGAGATTGCGCCGCGCCCGCATAATAGCGGCCATTTCACAATGAATGCCAGCGCTTCCAGCCAGTTCGAGCAACAGGCTCGGGCTATGGCGGGCTTGCCGTTGGGTAATACCGACAGTCTGTGTCCGGTCGTCATGTTGAATCTGCTCGGCGATCTCTGGTTTGATTCAAGTAGTGGAGCGGAGCGTGAACCTGATTGGGCTGGCGTATTGGCCGTGCCAGGCGCCAAGCTGCATCTGTATGGTAAAGCCCAGGCGCGTCGTGGGCGCAAGATGGGGCATGTGAATGTACTGGGCGCCACCCTGGTCGAGGCGCGTCTTCGGGCGCAGAGAGTGGCTCAGGTCCTGGGTATAGAGTTCCGTTCATGA
- a CDS encoding L-threonylcarbamoyladenylate synthase produces the protein MNSPASPVPDMEQQLSAAARRLAQGGLVAFPTETVYGLGADAENPQALASIYAAKGRPANHPVIVHVAPEADLGYWAASVPAEARALIQAFWPGPLTLILPRAPHIPAAVSGGQDSIGLRCPSHPVAQALLREFARQKPNGQGGVAAPSANKFGQVSPTHAAHVRTEFPELGTDQLLVLEGGPSEVGIESTIVDVSRLGLGVGPVLLRPGHISAAQLAEVLGAPPARPDQDAPQVSGSLKAHYAPHTPLQVLPLDQLLDAARQSLPNNLSGRTAVVVFNPELLNTMSDVDTLKCNADPAVYARELYALLRRLDEQGYDRILMEQPPRTATWQAVNDRIGRAAAAFL, from the coding sequence ATGAACAGCCCGGCATCGCCAGTGCCAGATATGGAACAACAATTAAGTGCGGCCGCCCGGCGTCTGGCACAGGGAGGCCTGGTCGCCTTTCCCACCGAGACCGTTTATGGGCTGGGAGCCGATGCCGAGAATCCGCAGGCGCTGGCCAGCATTTATGCCGCCAAGGGCCGCCCGGCCAATCATCCCGTGATTGTGCATGTGGCGCCTGAAGCCGACCTGGGCTATTGGGCCGCATCCGTACCGGCCGAGGCGCGAGCGCTGATACAGGCGTTCTGGCCTGGTCCGCTGACCTTGATTCTTCCGCGAGCTCCACATATTCCCGCTGCCGTCAGCGGAGGGCAGGACAGCATCGGGCTGCGTTGCCCGTCGCATCCGGTCGCCCAGGCTTTGCTGCGCGAGTTTGCCCGCCAGAAACCCAACGGGCAAGGCGGCGTGGCCGCGCCGTCGGCCAACAAATTCGGACAAGTCTCGCCCACGCATGCGGCACATGTGCGCACCGAGTTTCCAGAATTAGGCACTGACCAACTATTGGTGCTGGAAGGCGGCCCATCCGAAGTGGGCATAGAGTCCACCATTGTGGATGTTTCCCGGCTGGGTCTGGGCGTGGGGCCGGTATTGCTGCGTCCCGGGCACATCTCGGCGGCACAGCTTGCCGAGGTGCTGGGTGCGCCGCCGGCACGGCCCGATCAAGATGCACCTCAAGTCTCGGGTTCGCTGAAAGCGCATTACGCACCACACACGCCTTTGCAGGTTTTGCCGCTGGATCAGTTGTTGGATGCCGCCCGGCAGAGCTTGCCGAATAATCTTTCGGGGCGGACGGCGGTCGTGGTCTTTAACCCCGAGTTGCTCAACACCATGTCCGATGTGGATACGCTGAAGTGCAATGCCGATCCGGCGGTTTATGCACGCGAACTGTACGCGCTGCTGCGTCGACTGGACGAGCAGGGCTACGACCGTATTCTGATGGAGCAGCCTCCGCGCACGGCAACCTGGCAGGCTGTCAATGACCGCATAGGCCGTGCGGCCGCTGCGTTTTTATAA
- the fba gene encoding class II fructose-bisphosphate aldolase (catalyzes the reversible aldol condensation of dihydroxyacetonephosphate and glyceraldehyde 3-phosphate in the Calvin cycle, glycolysis, and/or gluconeogenesis) produces the protein MALVSMRQLLDHAAENGYGIPAFNVNNLEQVQAIMEAAAETDSPVIMQASAGARKYAGEGFLKYLIQAAVESYPHIPVVMHQDHGQSPAICKGAIDLGFSSVMMDGSLKEDGKTIAEYEYNLDVTRRVVEMAHKLGVTVEGELGCLGSLETMKGDKEDGHGAEGTMTMEQLLTDPEQAADFVRQTQLDALAIAIGTSHGAYKFTRKPTGDILSISRIKEIHKRLPNTHLVMHGSSSVPQDLLAEIREFGGDMKETYGVPVEEIQEAIKFGVRKVNIDTDIRLAMTGAIRRYMGENPSKFDPREYLKPAREAAKLICKQRYEQFGTAGNASKIKPISLSEMAKRYAAGELAQVVQ, from the coding sequence ATGGCCCTTGTTTCCATGCGCCAGCTGCTCGACCACGCAGCCGAGAACGGCTATGGCATTCCCGCATTTAACGTCAACAACCTGGAACAGGTTCAGGCCATCATGGAAGCCGCTGCTGAAACCGACAGCCCGGTCATCATGCAGGCTTCGGCCGGCGCCCGCAAATATGCTGGCGAGGGTTTCCTGAAGTATCTCATTCAGGCTGCGGTTGAATCGTATCCGCACATTCCCGTCGTCATGCACCAAGACCATGGCCAGTCGCCCGCCATCTGCAAGGGCGCTATCGACCTGGGTTTCTCCAGCGTCATGATGGACGGCTCGCTCAAGGAAGACGGCAAAACCATTGCCGAATACGAATATAACCTTGACGTTACCCGCCGCGTGGTCGAAATGGCCCACAAGCTGGGCGTAACCGTCGAGGGCGAGTTGGGTTGTCTGGGTTCGCTCGAAACCATGAAGGGCGACAAGGAAGACGGCCATGGCGCAGAAGGCACCATGACCATGGAACAATTGCTGACCGACCCTGAGCAGGCTGCCGATTTTGTTCGTCAGACCCAGCTCGACGCGCTGGCCATCGCCATTGGCACCAGCCATGGCGCCTACAAGTTCACCCGCAAGCCTACTGGCGACATCCTGTCTATTTCCCGCATCAAGGAAATTCATAAGCGCCTGCCCAACACGCACTTGGTCATGCACGGCAGCTCCAGCGTACCGCAAGATCTGCTGGCTGAAATCCGCGAGTTTGGCGGCGACATGAAAGAAACCTATGGTGTGCCTGTCGAGGAAATCCAGGAAGCCATCAAATTCGGCGTACGCAAGGTCAATATCGACACCGATATCCGCCTGGCCATGACCGGTGCGATTCGCCGCTATATGGGCGAAAATCCATCCAAGTTCGACCCGCGTGAATACCTGAAACCTGCCCGCGAAGCGGCCAAGCTAATCTGCAAGCAGCGCTATGAGCAGTTCGGCACTGCAGGCAATGCCAGCAAAATCAAGCCCATAAGCTTGTCCGAGATGGCAAAACGTTATGCTGCGGGCGAACTGGCCCAAGTCGTCCAGTAA
- a CDS encoding MaoC family dehydratase translates to MKFSEFTVGMVIKHGPIVVDEAEMLAFAKSYDPQWFHVNPEQAKEGRWDGLIASGWLTCSLAMRMAVDAALTHSESFASPGLERLRWILPVRAGDALRLEATVDSLRTSSTRSDLGILRWTWRVFNQRDEQVLEVEATSLFDLAAEPR, encoded by the coding sequence ATGAAATTTAGTGAGTTTACAGTTGGAATGGTCATCAAGCATGGCCCTATCGTGGTCGACGAAGCCGAGATGCTGGCATTTGCCAAGTCGTACGACCCGCAATGGTTCCATGTTAACCCCGAGCAAGCCAAGGAAGGCCGTTGGGATGGCCTGATCGCCAGTGGCTGGCTTACCTGCAGCCTGGCCATGCGCATGGCCGTCGACGCAGCCCTGACTCACTCGGAGTCGTTTGCTTCGCCCGGTCTTGAACGGCTGCGCTGGATTCTGCCTGTGCGCGCAGGTGATGCCTTACGCCTTGAAGCAACAGTAGATTCTCTGCGCACCTCGTCCACCCGCAGCGATCTGGGCATACTGCGCTGGACATGGCGCGTATTCAATCAAAGAGACGAGCAGGTCCTGGAGGTTGAAGCGACCAGCTTGTTTGATCTGGCTGCCGAACCCAGGTAA
- the mog gene encoding molybdopterin adenylyltransferase, giving the protein MSCPTRLVRSHPDELLVGLVSVSDRAAGGVYRDEGLPALQSWLNTALTRPAQCARRLVPDEPQQISAALIELVDELGCDLVLTTGGTGPARRDVTPEATLAVATKEMPGFGEQMRQISLKFVPTAILSRQVAVIRETADHAALIINLPGQPKAIKETLEGLKDDEGKVQVPGIFAAVPYCIDLIGGPYTETHDSVIKAFRPKSAIRANPDLAGGQGL; this is encoded by the coding sequence ATGTCCTGTCCAACGCGTCTAGTCCGTAGCCATCCCGACGAATTGCTCGTGGGCTTGGTGTCTGTGTCCGATCGAGCCGCTGGCGGCGTTTACCGCGATGAAGGCCTTCCCGCCTTGCAGTCGTGGCTGAATACGGCCCTGACACGACCAGCACAGTGTGCGAGGCGCCTGGTTCCCGACGAGCCACAGCAGATATCGGCAGCACTGATCGAGTTGGTAGACGAGCTGGGTTGTGACTTGGTGTTGACCACCGGTGGCACAGGCCCGGCACGACGCGATGTGACGCCCGAAGCCACCCTGGCGGTTGCCACCAAGGAAATGCCGGGCTTTGGTGAGCAGATGCGTCAAATCAGCCTGAAGTTCGTCCCTACGGCGATTTTGTCGCGGCAGGTCGCTGTTATACGCGAAACAGCCGATCACGCTGCCTTGATTATCAATCTGCCAGGCCAGCCCAAGGCAATCAAGGAAACGCTGGAAGGCTTGAAAGATGACGAGGGCAAGGTTCAGGTTCCGGGTATTTTTGCCGCGGTTCCGTACTGCATAGACCTGATTGGCGGCCCCTACACCGAAACTCACGACTCGGTGATCAAGGCCTTTCGTCCCAAATCGGCGATCCGAGCCAACCCCGACCTGGCGGGTGGGCAAGGGCTTTGA
- a CDS encoding phosphoribosylaminoimidazolesuccinocarboxamide synthase yields MVKALHQSSITSLPLLARGKVRDMYAVGDDKLLIVASDRISAFDVILDDPIPGKGQVLTELTEFWLKKLAHILPNHSTDIDPQEVVTDQEREQVVGRAVVVKRLKPILVEAVARGYLIGSGWKDYQNTGSVCGIVLPQGLQQASRLPEPIFTPAAKAEFGEHDENVDFDYVVKQVGSELAQTIRSTTLRLYSEAAQFAADKGIIIADTKFEFGLDEQGQLHLMDEVLTPDSSRFWPASGYAVGISPPSFDKQFVRDWLETQVWDKTPPAPRLPADVLEKTAAKYREAATRLMA; encoded by the coding sequence GTGGTCAAGGCCTTACATCAATCAAGCATTACCTCATTGCCTCTGCTTGCACGAGGCAAAGTACGCGATATGTATGCGGTGGGCGATGACAAGTTGCTGATTGTGGCCTCTGACCGCATTTCGGCCTTCGATGTCATTCTTGATGATCCTATTCCGGGCAAAGGCCAGGTGCTGACCGAGCTGACCGAGTTCTGGCTCAAGAAACTGGCCCATATCCTGCCCAATCATTCCACCGACATCGACCCTCAAGAGGTCGTCACCGACCAGGAGCGCGAGCAGGTTGTGGGCAGGGCAGTTGTGGTCAAGCGGCTCAAACCCATATTGGTCGAAGCCGTGGCGCGCGGCTACCTGATCGGGTCCGGCTGGAAAGACTATCAAAACACCGGCAGTGTCTGCGGCATTGTCTTGCCCCAAGGTCTGCAGCAGGCCAGCCGTTTGCCTGAACCCATTTTCACACCGGCCGCCAAGGCTGAGTTCGGCGAACACGATGAAAACGTCGATTTCGATTATGTCGTAAAACAGGTGGGCAGCGAGCTGGCACAAACCATACGCTCGACAACCTTGCGTCTGTATTCCGAAGCAGCGCAGTTTGCTGCCGACAAAGGCATCATCATTGCCGATACCAAGTTTGAGTTCGGGCTCGACGAGCAGGGGCAGTTGCACCTGATGGATGAAGTCCTTACACCGGACTCGTCGCGCTTCTGGCCGGCTTCGGGCTATGCGGTCGGCATCAGCCCTCCCTCGTTCGACAAGCAGTTCGTGCGCGACTGGCTTGAAACCCAGGTGTGGGACAAAACCCCTCCGGCCCCCCGCCTGCCAGCCGATGTCCTGGAAAAAACGGCGGCCAAGTATCGCGAGGCCGCTACTCGGCTGATGGCCTAG
- a CDS encoding alpha/beta fold hydrolase, producing the protein MSAITNTTALIPISHSGVDITLECQWINPELSTAPLLVFLHEGLGSVSMWKDWPEQVCKAANCRGLVFSRYGYGQSTPRPLVQPRSSDYLHIEAEQALPALFNALGLEDEYPVLFGHSDGGSIALLYAAMYPERVKGIAVAAPHIFVEDITIKGIQVARELYLATDLEQKLGRYHRDPASVFWSWNDTWLKPEFQDWNIEALVPQIRCPILAIQGEGDEYGSLEQIHGIKRLAPQTELCILSKCGHIPQRDQAERVTQELTEFLKRL; encoded by the coding sequence ATGTCAGCCATTACCAACACAACTGCTTTAATTCCCATAAGCCATAGCGGCGTCGACATCACGCTGGAATGCCAATGGATCAACCCCGAGCTCAGTACGGCCCCGCTGTTGGTTTTCCTGCACGAAGGCCTGGGATCGGTATCGATGTGGAAAGACTGGCCCGAGCAGGTGTGCAAGGCTGCAAACTGTCGCGGGCTGGTGTTTTCGCGCTACGGTTACGGGCAAAGCACCCCCCGGCCGCTCGTGCAGCCCCGCTCATCCGACTACCTGCACATCGAAGCCGAACAGGCGCTGCCCGCACTATTCAATGCCTTGGGTCTGGAAGATGAATACCCTGTGCTGTTCGGCCATAGCGACGGGGGCTCGATTGCCTTGTTGTACGCCGCCATGTATCCGGAGCGCGTCAAGGGCATAGCCGTGGCGGCCCCGCATATTTTTGTTGAAGACATCACCATCAAGGGAATTCAGGTAGCGCGCGAACTGTATCTGGCCACCGACCTGGAGCAGAAACTTGGCCGCTATCATCGCGACCCCGCTTCGGTCTTCTGGAGCTGGAATGACACCTGGTTGAAGCCCGAGTTCCAGGACTGGAATATCGAAGCGCTGGTGCCGCAGATACGGTGCCCCATCCTGGCCATTCAGGGCGAAGGCGATGAATACGGCAGCTTGGAGCAAATCCACGGCATCAAGCGCCTGGCGCCGCAAACCGAGCTGTGCATTCTTTCCAAATGCGGCCATATTCCCCAGCGCGATCAAGCTGAACGCGTGACGCAAGAGCTGACGGAATTCTTGAAACGCTTATAA